A stretch of the Medicago truncatula cultivar Jemalong A17 chromosome 5, MtrunA17r5.0-ANR, whole genome shotgun sequence genome encodes the following:
- the LOC120580623 gene encoding uncharacterized protein: MAIRRRGTKLGRGRGRNPPEPSPGVRNDHNKRQKLGIDDASKQKHNYTSDFEDTIEYYPSNDIEDAGDNHQAAVTNNVKKCRGVSFGISNNLRQSSVGIRNGQGIGRSDLPESSQPCTGSALPPPHMSFSASDANNVKKCRGVSFGISNNLRQSSGGIRNGQGRGFSDPPEPSQSCTSPAPPPPHMSFSTVQGANDEMQKHGPPGADECYAYNDSEDEGMQFIWEKQNQQETNTNDSRKGTDTKNETKGTAGSLSVSNDEKMNRATLDSFPRSTDPPTNDSTSVPSAEGSYDRRKFISVEAVSNPRRFVPHTVTRDIITRVITRMPTPAEKWKDYPGEMKAELFKEFMGKYKFTSENDCNMARSVWERTCMDRYPDHLKNARKMALREVNSVNLVDTKGHAPKGMKAEVWGGLVDIWLKPEWKKKSDANRCNRAALPDAVLHTGGSINFGEHKIRMEKELNHRYLSYQ, translated from the exons ATGGCAATCCGACGTAGAGGAACAAAGCTTGGTAGAGGGAGAGGTCGAAATCCACCAGAGCCTTCCCCAG GTGTCCGGAATGACCACAACAAAAGGCAGAAGCTAGGGATAGATGATGCATCAAAGCAGAAGCATAATTACACTTCTGATTTTGAAGATACTATTGAATACTACCCATCCAACGATATTGAAGATGCAGGAGACAATCATCAAGCAGCTGTTACAAATAATGTGAAAAAATGCAGAGGAGTCAGTTTTGGAATTTCCAACAATTTGAGGCAATCAAGCGTAGGAATCAGAAATGGTCAAGGGATAGGTCGTAGTGATCTACCGGAGTCTTCTCAACCATGTACTGGTTCAGCACTACCACCACCACATATGTCATTTTCCGCATCTGATGCAAATAATGTGAAAAAATGCAGAGGAGTCAGTTTTGGAATTTCCAACAATTTGAGGCAATCAAGTGGAGGAATTAGAAATGGTCAAGGGAGAGGTTTTAGTGATCCACCGGAGCCTTCTCAATCATGTACTAGTCcagcaccaccaccaccacataTGTCATTTTCCACAG TGCAAGGTGCAAATGACGAAATGCAAAAGCATGGACCGCCTGGGGCTGATGAATGTTATGCATATAATGATAGTGAAGATGAAGGGATGCAGTTTATTTGGgagaaacaaaatcaacaagaaaCTAATACAAACGATTCAAGAAAAG GAACTGatacaaaaaatgaaacaaaaggtACGGCAGGAAGTTTAAGCGTTTCTAACGATGAGAAGATGAACAGGGCTACTTTGGATTCTTTCCCACGGTCCACAGATCCACCAACTAACGACTCAACTTCAGTACCTTCAGCTGAAGGATCTTATGATAGGAGAAAATTTATATCTGTCGAGGCAGTCTCTAACCC GAGGAGGTTTGTTCCCCATACTGTGACCCGTGATATTATAACTAGGGTGATCACGAGAATGCCTACTCCAGCCGAGAAGTGGAAAGATTATCCCGGCGAAATGAAAGCTGAGTTATTTAAGGAATTTATG GGTAAATATAAGTTTACATCAGAAAATGATTGTAATATGGCAAGAAGTGTATGGGAAAGAACATGCATGGACCGCTACCctgatcatttaaaaaatgcaagaaaaatgGCCTTACGAGAAGTGAACTCGGTGAATTTGGTCGACACCAAGGGTCATGCACCTAAAGGAATGAAGGCAGAAGTATGGGGTGGCTTGGTCGACATTTGGTTGAAACCAGAGTGGAAGAAGAAGTCTGATGCAAATCGTTGTAATAGAGCTGCCTTACCTGATGCAGTGTTGCACACAGGAGGCTCTATAAACTTTGGTGAACACAAAATAAGGATG GAGAAGGAGTTAAATCATCGATATTTATCATATCAATGA